Proteins co-encoded in one Kribbella solani genomic window:
- a CDS encoding serine hydrolase, whose protein sequence is MTEIAEQTQNGLTRLVAERQSKGRVPGVVGAVARAGKLAWSAGAGSADLDSPGTPPTADSQFLIASQSKTLTAVTIMALRDEGKLSLDDTVDQLIPETKHAGVTVRQMLSHASGMQREPVGDVWDLMKFPSRDDLVAGWNDAERIGKPHHRFHYSNLVFALLGEIVARIEGRSWYESVKARILDPLEMRRTTVGMDGGPNQTGYYVPPWTDVPVREPLLDIGAMDACGGLASTAEDLAKWAMFVANPVDEVLSKDTLDEMCQVQIMADTDRWQLAFGLGFMLLRRGDRLFVGHDGGMPGHITSTFVHRESGTAGIALFGSTSSPAPSALATDLVIKVLEDDPLPADPWLPGTEVPAELTGVLGTWYSEGSPFTFTVSSGVLQAKSPAAAEHQSPAVFERLSEDTYRTVSGRETGELLRITRDPAGHPTKLHWATYLCTRQPLAFADLNNA, encoded by the coding sequence GTGACCGAAATTGCCGAGCAGACTCAGAACGGGCTGACGCGTCTCGTCGCCGAACGTCAATCCAAGGGCCGGGTACCTGGCGTGGTCGGGGCCGTCGCCCGGGCCGGGAAGCTGGCCTGGTCGGCCGGGGCCGGTTCCGCCGACCTGGACAGTCCCGGTACGCCGCCGACCGCCGACTCGCAGTTCCTGATCGCGTCGCAGAGCAAGACGCTGACCGCGGTCACGATCATGGCGCTGCGCGACGAGGGCAAACTCAGCCTGGACGACACCGTCGACCAGCTGATCCCGGAGACCAAGCACGCCGGCGTCACCGTACGCCAGATGCTCAGCCACGCCAGCGGCATGCAGCGTGAGCCGGTCGGCGACGTCTGGGACCTGATGAAGTTCCCGTCCCGCGACGACCTGGTGGCCGGCTGGAACGACGCCGAGCGGATCGGCAAGCCACACCACCGGTTCCACTACTCCAACCTGGTCTTCGCCCTGCTCGGCGAGATCGTCGCGCGGATCGAGGGCCGGTCCTGGTACGAGTCGGTGAAGGCCCGCATCCTGGACCCACTCGAGATGCGCCGGACCACGGTCGGAATGGACGGCGGACCGAACCAGACCGGGTACTACGTGCCGCCGTGGACCGACGTACCGGTCCGGGAGCCGCTGCTCGACATCGGCGCGATGGACGCCTGCGGCGGGCTCGCCTCGACCGCCGAGGACCTGGCCAAGTGGGCGATGTTCGTCGCGAACCCGGTCGACGAGGTGCTGTCGAAGGACACCCTGGACGAGATGTGCCAGGTCCAGATCATGGCCGACACGGACCGCTGGCAACTGGCCTTCGGGCTCGGTTTCATGCTGCTGCGCCGCGGCGACCGGCTGTTCGTCGGCCACGACGGCGGCATGCCCGGCCACATCACCTCCACCTTCGTCCACCGCGAGTCCGGTACGGCCGGGATCGCGCTGTTCGGTTCCACGTCCTCCCCGGCACCGAGCGCGCTGGCCACCGACCTGGTGATCAAGGTCCTCGAGGACGACCCACTCCCCGCCGACCCATGGCTCCCCGGCACCGAGGTCCCCGCCGAACTCACCGGCGTCCTCGGCACCTGGTACTCCGAAGGCAGCCCGTTCACCTTCACGGTCAGCTCCGGCGTCCTCCAGGCCAAGTCCCCCGCGGCGGCCGAACACCAGTCCCCCGCCGTCTTCGAACGCCTCTCCGAAGACACCTACCGCACCGTCTCCGGCCGCGAAACCGGCGAACTCCTCCGCATCACCCGAGACCCCGCCGGTCACCCCACAAAGTTGCACTGGGCAACCTACCTCTGCACCCGCCAGCCCCTCGCCTTCGCCGACCTGAACAACGCCTGA